TCATATATCTGATAGGTTAGTTATGGAATCCCCCGCAGCTTTAATAAATAAAATAATTTCAATTTCTTTACTCGACCCTCGAATTGAGGCCGTAATATTAACCGGCTCAAGAGGAAGAGAACGGCATATCGATCATTATTCTGATATTGATATTGAATTAATCGGTTTAGGTGTAACAGATCTTTTTCACGATCAGCGATGGATCAATCAATTCGGTCATCCCCTTGTTGCCTTACATCTTATTAATGGCGGTATTGGTGAGCCTGAATCGCCAACCTGTTTGGTCATTTATGAGCAAGGAAGAAAAGTCGATTTCACCTTTGCGGAACCTTGTCGACTACAGAAAATGCAACAATATGGGCTTGATGATACCTATGCACGGGGATACACCATTTTACTTGATAAAACAGGTATTACTGAAAAACTACCAAACGGTTTTATACTGCCCTCTTTAAAACAACTCAGCGAACAGCAATTCACTTTTATTGCAAAAGAATTCTGGTATGAAGCACATCAAGTTGCAATTGCGTTATTACGTAATGAAATGTGGAGTGCTTGGTCAAGAGACGCAGATATGAAAAAAGCACTGCTGACCATGACAGAATGTTTAGTTTCAACTAAACAAGGCAAGCAGCAAGATGTCTGGTATAACGGAAAAAACTATCAAACATGGATGCCGGAAACCATAACACAATCCATGGAAACCTTATTTGATTATCGTAATGCACAAACCGCAGCGACAGCCTTACATTCACTCATGACATGTTTTGATAAAGTAACCTCAGAACTAGCCCGACAGCTTAATTACCCTATCGATCCCTTAATGAATATTCGCATGCAAGAATTAGTGATTGGTTTGTTGCAAGATAGGGAACTATTGCCAGAAGGAATTTGATAGACCTTCCATAGTAGCGAATTAACATAATATTAACAATAAAAATCGCTCTGTTAAAATTAAATAGCAGAGCGATTTTTTATAATGGCTATTTTTTCAGTTTCGCAAATTCGTCTTTAGCTTTTTGTAACTGCTTTTGGAATTCAGGGTTCGAGTGCAAGGTAGCTACCGCTGAAGAGGCGACAATACGCGCCGCATCAACGTCACTTTGCCAATGGTAACCACAAATTACTCTACTTTGACCTAATTCATAACCACGTTTTAATATATTATCTTGATTTTCAGGGTTAATTTCTGCAAGTACTAATGCAGACGCCCAACCAATTGAAGTATGGCCCGATGGGTATGAACCATTTTTAGACAGTTTTTCCTGATCTTTAGTATTACATGTTG
This portion of the Providencia manganoxydans genome encodes:
- a CDS encoding aminoglycoside 6-adenylyltransferase; protein product: MESPAALINKIISISLLDPRIEAVILTGSRGRERHIDHYSDIDIELIGLGVTDLFHDQRWINQFGHPLVALHLINGGIGEPESPTCLVIYEQGRKVDFTFAEPCRLQKMQQYGLDDTYARGYTILLDKTGITEKLPNGFILPSLKQLSEQQFTFIAKEFWYEAHQVAIALLRNEMWSAWSRDADMKKALLTMTECLVSTKQGKQQDVWYNGKNYQTWMPETITQSMETLFDYRNAQTAATALHSLMTCFDKVTSELARQLNYPIDPLMNIRMQELVIGLLQDRELLPEGI